In a genomic window of Gossypium arboreum isolate Shixiya-1 chromosome 9, ASM2569848v2, whole genome shotgun sequence:
- the LOC108454508 gene encoding protein DUF642 L-GALACTONO-1,4-LACTONE-RESPONSIVE GENE 2 produces MATCAWLLSLCFTLVFCLCNASRTPPISPSLDGFLTNGNFEQAPKKENLNKTVILGKYSLPGWEIDGTVEFMSGGPQPGGFYFPIPRGAHAVRLGNEASISQNVNVKPGFIYSITFGTTRTCAQDEVLRISVPAQTTDISIQTLYSTDGGDTMAIAFKATAKVVKVTFHNPGVQEDPTCGPLLDAIAIKEMPPLTYTEGNLVKNSGFETGPHTFKNFSTGVLLPPHKQDTISPLPGWIIESLKPVKFIDKKHFSVPSGQFAIEMVAGRESAIAQVIRTAPNKDYTLTFTVGDAKNDCHGSMMVEAFAGKGTLKVPYVSQGKGGFKTASFRFQAISARTRITFYSAYYHTKLHDFGHMCGPVLDDVKVLPVS; encoded by the exons ATGGCTACTTGTGCTTGGTTACTCTCCCTTTGCTTTACTCTCGTTTTCTGTCTGTGTAATGCCTCTCGTACGCCACCCATTTCCCCATCCCTTGATG GATTTTTGACCAATGGTAACTTCGAGCAAGCACCCAAGAAAGAGAACCTCAACAAAACAGTGATACTGGGGAAATACTCGCTTCCAGGATGGGAAATCGATGGCACGGTGGAGTTCATGTCAGGGGGACCTCAACCTGGTGGGTTTTACTTCCCCATTCCACGTGGTGCCCATGCTGTGAGGCTGGGCAACGAGGCGTCCATCTCTCAGAATGTGAATGTCAAGCCTGGCTTCATTTACTCCATAACATTTGGTACCACAAGGACTTGCGCCCAAGATGAGGTGCTCAGGATCTCTGTCCCTGCTCAGACCACTGACATCTCCATTCAGACCCTTTACAGCACGGATGGTGGTGACACCATGGCTATTGCTTTCAAGGCTACCGCTAAAGTAGTCAAGGTCACCTTCCATAACCCTGGGGTTCAAGAAGATCCAACATGTGGACCTCTCTTGGATGCCATTGCCATCAAAGAAATGCCTCCTCTAACTTATACCGAAG GAAACCTAGTAAAAAACAGTGGGTTTGAGACTGGTCCCCATACCTTCAAGAACTTCTCAACAGGGGTCCTCCTGCCTCCGCACAAGCAAGACACCATTTCACCACTCCCAGGGTGGATCATTGAATCTCTAAAACCCGTAAAATTCATCGACAAGAAGCACTTCTCGGTTCCTTCAGGACAGTTCGCCATCGAGATGGTTGCGGGAAGAGAGAGCGCCATTGCCCAAGTCATCAGAACAGCTCCCAACAAAGACTATACCCTCACTTTCACCGTCGGAGATGCCAAGAACGATTGCCATGGATCAATGATGGTCGAAGCCTTTGCTGGTAAGGGAACTCTCAAGGTCCCATATGTTTCTCAAGGAAAGGGTGGATTCAAGACCGCGAGTTTTAGGTTCCAAGCTATCTCTGCTAGAACAAGGATTACTTTTTACAGTGCTTATTACCATACCAAGTTGCATGATTTTGGCCATATGTGTGGGCCTGTCTTGGATGATGTCAAGGTTCTCCCTGTCTCTTAA
- the LOC108455500 gene encoding NAC domain-containing protein 1-like produces the protein MASHHSDIPNTSAAVVGNDEIQLPRGNQVFPSDEFLADCLMKRFNGEPNPDHFHDIDLYSKHPAQLTEELEPSTDNKWYIFTPRFKKTLGTKLRPDRRTPNGYWCTTGVDKAISVEGSTNPAALKNFLDFYEGNRPDSTKTEWKMHEYRLSDAVKNTLINSKPRGDMTVRSTHCLLIFMLQLFIVE, from the exons ATGGCCTCACACCATTCGGACATCCCAAATACTA GTGCAGCAGTGGTCGGCAACGATGAAATCCAGCTCCCAAGGGGAAATCAGGTTTTCCCTTCCGACGAATTCCTAGCTGACTGTTTGATGAAAAGGTTTAACGGTGAACCCAACCCTGACCACTTTCATGACATTGATCTCTACTCCAAACATCCTGCCCAGCTCACTG AAGAGTTGGAACCAAGTACAGACAATAAGTGGTATATTTTCACTCCGAGGTTTAAAAAAACTCTAGGTACAAAGTTAAGGCCGGACCGTCGTACGCCGAATGGATATTGGTGTACAACCGGAGTTGATAAAGCCATCAGCGTTGAAGGTTCTACAAATCCTGCAGCATTAAAAAATTTCCTTGATTTCTACGAGGGAAACCGCCCCGATAGCACCAAAACTGAATGGAAAATGCATGAGTATAGGCTTAGCGACGCTGTCAAGAATACCCTAATCAACTCTAAACCCAGGGGTGACATGACCGTAAGATCTACTCATTGCCTACTCATATTTATGTTACAACTTTTTATTGTAGAATAA